CACGTGCGGCGCCGCCGCGCGGACCGCGCGGGCGATGCGCTCGCGTTCCGCCGGGTCGCGCTCGAAGCCGTAGGGCGGGCAGTACGTCCCGGCGATCTCCAGTCCCGGATACAGCCCGCGCATCACCCGCGCGGCGCCGTCCGCCGCGCCCGGGCGCCCGCCCAGGAGAAAGATGCGGATGCCGGTTCCCGCCGCGGCCGCGCACACGTCCTCGAACAGGTCTACCCCGGCCACCCGCTCCGGCAGCGGCACGCCCAGCAGCCGCGACGCCCACACCAGCGACACGCCGTCGGGCACGGAAAGCGCCGCGCCGGCGTAGGCGCCGCGAAAGCGCTCCGAGTCGCGCAGGAGCGCCACGTGGTGCGCGTTGGGGGTAACGACGTAGCCCGGCGGCTCGCCGGCCAGGGCGCGCTGCACCACCCACGCGGCGGCGTCCTGGCGGGTGAGCACGTCCACCGGCACCCCCGCGATGGTCACGCGGGGCGCGGGGAACGCGGGAGGCGTGC
The DNA window shown above is from Longimicrobium sp. and carries:
- a CDS encoding WecB/TagA/CpsF family glycosyltransferase; the encoded protein is MREAAPAGERKGTPPAFPAPRVTIAGVPVDVLTRQDAAAWVVQRALAGEPPGYVVTPNAHHVALLRDSERFRGAYAGAALSVPDGVSLVWASRLLGVPLPERVAGVDLFEDVCAAAAGTGIRIFLLGGRPGAADGAARVMRGLYPGLEIAGTYCPPYGFERDPAERERIARAVRAAAPHVLFVALGAPKQEMWLQENLAALGVPVGLGVGAAFDLVSGQVPRAPRWMRGAGLEWLFRLAVEPRRLWKRYAITNTRFVALVLRQRMRGRGG